A single window of uncultured Pseudodesulfovibrio sp. DNA harbors:
- a CDS encoding chorismate mutase, whose amino-acid sequence MIKIRKNDSGGPSPERPRRDDSRAPRRDDSRSGRDENRAPRRDESRGPRKFEKRDGPRDGGRKFDKRGGGNRGGRDFFGNKPQRPMRDDDAPAKSEVVANHRFNDISDIDDQILHLLEKRAFLIRKEGAWRKSRQKSLVDPKLEKLLRGSFDRKAGELSLDAKLAKQLFTVLNQFSLADVRKKFEGDGYKLAPRVDRIKAGIAGPRSFRYTRMMLAMAASSGAKTNLSPVTMNAPNKDLAKALKQVGAPIFWDDDWIKNEGGKTLEFEGNMAFVGEDPFNFYMLLCLALGHAGRCKFTGKPALQLLDVASLNKILPSLGARLVAMNPNNPGLPVRLECGGFMDEKITLPGNVDPEFAAALTLAAWSFPGGLTINGLNKAARVRVAEAVEVLTACGIKATLKKDSVTISDGIPTIDENPLLPLSVKLNSMLLALPVLSGGSINIEGNWPKNDHADKVLEQLGALGLTVNVATENVVAVMDGTLPEHATITLGEDPELMPLALALALKVGNATLVGAEDPTALELLDRMGASYEITEEGVELKAGRRQWDETWFSPDPTWSMGCALAAYSVPGIVLENHGEVTSTWPEFWNFYNSLPTGIMKPKPVREKKDDTRRRIKIR is encoded by the coding sequence ATGATCAAAATCCGCAAAAACGACAGTGGTGGTCCCTCCCCGGAACGCCCACGCAGAGATGACAGTCGAGCTCCTCGCAGAGACGACAGTCGCTCCGGCAGAGACGAAAACCGAGCCCCGCGCAGAGATGAAAGCCGCGGCCCACGCAAATTTGAAAAACGAGATGGTCCCAGAGATGGCGGCCGCAAATTCGACAAACGCGGTGGTGGTAACCGTGGAGGCCGTGATTTCTTCGGCAACAAACCACAAAGGCCCATGCGTGACGACGATGCTCCCGCCAAGTCCGAAGTTGTAGCCAACCATCGATTCAACGACATTTCCGACATCGACGACCAGATTCTCCATCTGCTGGAAAAACGTGCGTTCCTCATCCGTAAGGAAGGCGCATGGCGCAAATCCAGACAAAAATCCCTTGTCGATCCCAAACTCGAAAAACTGCTCAGAGGCTCCTTCGACCGCAAAGCCGGAGAACTCAGCCTTGACGCCAAGCTCGCCAAACAACTCTTTACCGTGCTCAACCAGTTTTCACTGGCCGATGTTCGCAAAAAGTTTGAAGGCGATGGCTACAAGCTCGCTCCTCGTGTGGATCGTATCAAGGCCGGTATCGCCGGTCCCCGTTCTTTCCGCTACACCCGCATGATGCTCGCCATGGCCGCAAGTTCCGGTGCAAAGACAAATTTGTCCCCCGTAACCATGAACGCACCCAACAAGGATTTGGCCAAAGCCCTGAAGCAAGTCGGTGCTCCTATCTTCTGGGACGACGACTGGATCAAGAACGAAGGCGGAAAAACCCTTGAATTTGAAGGCAACATGGCCTTCGTGGGCGAAGACCCGTTCAACTTTTACATGCTGCTTTGTCTCGCACTGGGCCATGCAGGCCGTTGTAAATTCACCGGCAAACCGGCTTTGCAACTGCTGGACGTAGCCTCTCTGAACAAGATACTGCCGAGCCTCGGAGCACGGCTTGTTGCCATGAACCCAAACAACCCCGGCTTGCCTGTACGGTTGGAGTGCGGCGGCTTCATGGATGAAAAAATCACCCTGCCCGGCAATGTTGATCCTGAGTTCGCAGCCGCGCTGACTTTGGCGGCATGGTCCTTCCCCGGAGGCCTGACCATCAACGGCCTGAACAAGGCTGCGCGTGTCCGTGTTGCCGAGGCTGTCGAAGTTTTGACCGCTTGCGGAATCAAGGCCACACTGAAAAAGGACTCTGTCACCATATCTGACGGCATTCCGACCATTGACGAGAACCCACTTTTACCGCTGTCCGTCAAGCTCAACTCCATGTTGCTGGCTCTGCCCGTCCTGAGCGGCGGCTCCATCAATATTGAAGGGAACTGGCCCAAAAACGACCACGCAGACAAAGTGCTGGAACAACTCGGAGCCCTTGGGCTGACCGTGAATGTTGCCACAGAAAACGTGGTTGCAGTCATGGACGGAACCCTACCTGAACATGCAACAATCACTTTGGGTGAAGACCCGGAACTCATGCCGCTGGCACTGGCTCTGGCACTCAAGGTTGGCAATGCCACTTTGGTTGGGGCTGAAGACCCAACAGCTCTGGAATTGCTCGATCGTATGGGTGCATCCTACGAAATAACCGAAGAAGGTGTGGAACTGAAAGCCGGAAGACGTCAATGGGATGAGACATGGTTCAGCCCGGACCCGACATGGTCCATGGGTTGCGCTCTGGCTGCTTACTCCGTCCCCGGAATCGTGCTTGAAAACCACGGAGAGGTCACCTCGACCTGGCCTGAATTCTGGAACTTCTACAACTCCCTGCCCACCGGCATCATGAAACCCAAACCGGTACGCGAGAAGAAAGATGACACACGCAGAAGAATCAAAATCCGTTGA
- a CDS encoding aconitate hydratase: MGKSITHKIIEKHLVSGEMIPGQEVGLRIDQTLTQDATGTMAWLQFEAIGIGTVKTDLSVSYVDHNTLQMGFRNPDDHRYLRTVAAKSGAVFSPAGTGICHQLHLENFGKPGATLIGSDSHTPTAGGIGSMAMGAGGLSVALAMAGEAYFIPMPEVVKVNLTGELTGWAAGKDVILELLRRLTVKGGVGKVFEYAGPGVASLSVPDRATITNMGAELGATTSIFPSDDRTRDFLEKMGRSDDFMELIADEDAHYDDTIEINLSELEPLVAQPHMPDQVCKIKDLAGKKIDQCAIGSCTNSSYSDLKNTAQILTGKQTPPETDLMISPGSKQVMKMLAREGLIEPLLDAGARLLECSCGPCIGMGGSPTSAGVSVRTFNRNFEGRSGTLDGQVYLASAQSAARLALDGEFTDPATWGPAPERVELPEDVPSIRNLFVFPPEDTASVEILRGPNIVALEDFNKLPETIEAKVLLKVEDNITTDHILPAGAEITALRSNIPAISQYIFSRVDQGFVGRMKEAGTGVILGGENYGQGSSREHAALGPRHLGVKAVIVKSLARIHRANLINFGILPLLLVNSADYDVLSEGSGLTIPASDMTPGGTIDISVDSGETITVTNDLTKKELEIIQSGGLLNAVREDQS; this comes from the coding sequence ATGGGCAAGAGCATTACGCACAAGATCATTGAAAAACATCTCGTATCCGGCGAAATGATCCCCGGACAGGAAGTAGGACTGCGCATCGATCAGACCCTGACTCAGGATGCCACGGGCACCATGGCGTGGCTCCAGTTTGAAGCTATCGGCATCGGCACGGTCAAAACGGACCTGTCCGTCAGCTACGTGGACCACAACACGTTGCAGATGGGCTTCCGTAACCCTGACGACCATCGCTATCTGCGCACGGTCGCCGCCAAGTCCGGCGCTGTTTTCTCCCCGGCTGGCACAGGCATCTGTCACCAGTTGCATCTGGAGAACTTCGGCAAACCCGGCGCAACCCTGATCGGTTCCGATTCTCACACACCGACCGCAGGTGGCATTGGTTCCATGGCTATGGGCGCAGGCGGGCTGTCCGTCGCACTCGCCATGGCAGGAGAAGCCTACTTCATTCCCATGCCCGAAGTGGTCAAAGTCAATCTGACCGGCGAACTCACTGGCTGGGCTGCTGGCAAAGATGTTATCCTTGAATTGCTTCGCCGTCTGACCGTCAAAGGTGGCGTTGGCAAGGTTTTCGAATACGCAGGACCGGGTGTCGCATCCCTTTCCGTGCCGGATCGAGCAACCATCACCAACATGGGTGCGGAACTCGGTGCCACCACCTCCATTTTCCCGTCCGATGACCGGACCAGAGATTTTCTGGAGAAGATGGGCCGTAGCGACGACTTCATGGAATTGATTGCCGATGAAGATGCGCACTATGATGATACCATTGAAATAAACCTGTCCGAGCTTGAGCCGCTGGTCGCCCAGCCACACATGCCGGATCAAGTGTGCAAAATCAAGGATCTGGCTGGTAAAAAGATCGACCAGTGTGCCATTGGTTCCTGCACCAACTCTTCATACTCCGACCTCAAAAATACGGCCCAAATTCTGACCGGCAAGCAGACGCCACCTGAAACCGACCTGATGATTTCTCCCGGCTCCAAGCAGGTCATGAAAATGCTGGCCCGCGAAGGTCTTATTGAACCACTGTTGGACGCTGGCGCACGCCTGCTGGAATGTTCCTGTGGTCCGTGCATTGGCATGGGCGGATCCCCAACCTCAGCCGGTGTTTCCGTTCGTACCTTCAACCGCAACTTCGAAGGCCGTTCCGGCACTCTGGACGGTCAAGTCTACCTGGCTTCGGCCCAGTCCGCAGCTCGACTGGCATTGGACGGTGAATTCACTGACCCTGCCACTTGGGGACCAGCCCCCGAGCGTGTGGAACTGCCTGAAGACGTCCCTTCAATCCGCAATTTATTTGTGTTCCCGCCTGAAGATACGGCTTCCGTCGAAATTCTCCGTGGACCCAACATTGTTGCCCTTGAAGATTTCAATAAACTGCCTGAAACCATCGAAGCCAAGGTGCTTCTCAAGGTTGAAGACAACATCACCACCGACCATATCCTGCCTGCAGGAGCTGAGATCACGGCCCTGCGGTCCAACATTCCAGCCATCAGCCAATATATCTTCAGCCGTGTCGATCAAGGGTTTGTTGGCCGCATGAAGGAAGCTGGAACAGGTGTTATTCTGGGTGGTGAAAACTACGGACAGGGTTCCAGTCGCGAGCATGCCGCTCTCGGCCCCCGTCATCTCGGTGTCAAAGCCGTGATCGTCAAGTCCCTGGCCCGTATTCACCGCGCCAACCTCATCAACTTCGGGATTCTGCCGTTGCTGCTAGTTAATTCGGCAGACTACGACGTCTTATCCGAAGGGAGTGGGTTGACAATTCCTGCCAGCGACATGACTCCGGGCGGGACCATCGACATTTCGGTGGACTCTGGTGAAACCATCACGGTCACAAATGATTTGACCAAAAAGGAACTGGAGATTATCCAGTCAGGTGGTCTCCTCAATGCTGTCCGAGAAGATCAATCATAA
- a CDS encoding SurA N-terminal domain-containing protein — protein MLEIMRENASGWIVKILFAIIIIVFVFAFGMSGLAPTGDPVLATVNDQVVTRAEYEFAYQRMAEAIGRSNPNVTSAQLQSAQFKQMVMGELISKKLLLGEAEKLGIGASDKEMIEGIAAQSMFKNKNGVFDKNIYQAALRSIRMTPAQFEADFKQEIIIEKVKQGVGSAASATPAQARQLFDWVGEQVRIDYIQVAPKDFMDTVKVSNDEIKAYFMANQERFTAPAQVRLRVISFTPDALAKFQTVTDDEIKAYYDANTKLMQQPEQVHARHILVMVKDSDSDADKEKAKAKIEEVLKKAKAGEDFAALAQEYSEGPSAPNGGELGWFGRGAMVPEFEKAAFDTVTGDISGLVKTQFGWHIIKVEERKDASTQTLDDAKDELRTKIAQEKASEKITEQLDQAMDRLISGMTIEEIAKELKLEAITTEPMPALFLTQIFGLSPEAAKTVQDLAVGEAHKAPIAVNGGYMLVEKVEDIPPTLMPLDKVKTNVVASIKKQKSDEMAQNEAEKIHAALTGANAAKAAKTYAKRIKTSEPFGRQGNIAGLGQSKPLTEAAFTAKDTAWLPLVYTMPNSVLVVRLNERVPASEEAWKEQKKFWMEQATQGYRKEMLASFMDELSKSADIDIVQPEVLQ, from the coding sequence ATGTTAGAGATAATGCGTGAGAACGCCTCCGGCTGGATCGTCAAGATCCTGTTTGCCATCATCATCATCGTTTTCGTATTTGCCTTTGGTATGTCCGGCCTTGCCCCTACCGGTGACCCGGTTCTGGCTACCGTGAACGACCAAGTCGTCACACGGGCCGAATACGAATTCGCTTACCAGCGCATGGCAGAAGCCATTGGCCGCTCAAATCCGAACGTCACCTCCGCACAACTGCAGAGCGCACAGTTCAAGCAGATGGTCATGGGCGAACTCATCAGCAAGAAACTCTTGCTGGGCGAAGCCGAGAAACTCGGAATAGGCGCATCCGACAAGGAAATGATCGAAGGCATTGCTGCCCAGTCCATGTTCAAAAATAAAAATGGCGTGTTCGACAAGAACATCTATCAAGCCGCCCTGCGAAGCATTCGCATGACTCCGGCTCAGTTTGAAGCTGACTTCAAACAGGAAATAATCATCGAGAAGGTCAAGCAGGGCGTCGGCAGTGCCGCCTCGGCTACACCTGCGCAGGCTCGTCAGCTGTTTGACTGGGTTGGTGAACAAGTCCGTATTGACTACATTCAGGTCGCTCCCAAAGACTTCATGGACACTGTCAAAGTCTCCAACGATGAAATCAAGGCCTACTTCATGGCCAATCAGGAGCGTTTCACCGCTCCCGCACAGGTTCGCCTGCGTGTGATCTCCTTCACCCCTGATGCTCTGGCCAAATTCCAGACCGTCACTGATGACGAGATCAAGGCATACTACGACGCCAACACAAAACTTATGCAGCAGCCTGAGCAGGTTCACGCCCGTCACATCCTCGTGATGGTCAAGGACTCCGACTCTGACGCTGACAAGGAAAAAGCCAAGGCCAAGATTGAGGAAGTCCTCAAGAAAGCCAAAGCCGGTGAGGATTTCGCAGCTCTTGCTCAGGAATACTCCGAAGGCCCCAGCGCCCCGAACGGTGGCGAACTTGGTTGGTTCGGCCGTGGCGCCATGGTCCCTGAATTCGAAAAGGCCGCTTTCGACACCGTCACTGGTGACATATCCGGTCTGGTCAAGACCCAATTCGGCTGGCACATCATCAAGGTCGAAGAACGCAAAGACGCTTCCACTCAGACTCTGGATGATGCCAAAGACGAACTGCGCACAAAGATCGCTCAGGAAAAAGCATCCGAAAAGATCACCGAGCAGTTGGATCAAGCCATGGATCGTCTGATCTCCGGTATGACCATCGAAGAAATTGCCAAGGAACTCAAACTTGAAGCGATCACCACCGAGCCCATGCCCGCGCTCTTCCTGACTCAGATATTCGGTCTGTCTCCTGAGGCAGCCAAGACCGTTCAGGATTTGGCAGTCGGCGAAGCTCATAAGGCACCCATCGCCGTCAACGGCGGATACATGCTCGTTGAAAAGGTCGAGGACATTCCCCCGACCCTTATGCCGCTGGACAAGGTCAAGACAAACGTCGTCGCTAGCATCAAAAAGCAAAAAAGCGATGAAATGGCCCAGAATGAAGCTGAAAAGATTCACGCGGCATTGACCGGTGCAAACGCTGCAAAGGCCGCCAAGACCTATGCAAAACGCATCAAGACCTCCGAGCCTTTTGGCCGTCAGGGTAATATTGCAGGACTGGGTCAAAGCAAACCCTTAACCGAAGCTGCCTTCACGGCAAAAGACACTGCATGGCTGCCTTTGGTTTACACCATGCCAAACAGTGTTCTGGTTGTCCGTTTGAATGAACGCGTCCCCGCTTCCGAAGAAGCGTGGAAGGAACAGAAGAAATTCTGGATGGAACAGGCCACTCAGGGGTACCGCAAGGAAATGCTCGCATCCTTCATGGATGAACTGAGTAAAAGTGCTGACATTGATATCGTCCAACCAGAAGTCCTCCAGTAG
- a CDS encoding iron-sulfur cluster assembly scaffold protein yields MDEPVLLLSKARVGNRPAKDLTLGQSITIQQTDKRMPSFDDIVNELQGKVNEETIEAYGQAGFERWRNPPHRGKPAKANYEGASTGGCGDTIRIFLYIEDDKVCDAGFATDGCGSSMISGSMAAELAVGKLCDDIVAVTGETVLEGLGGTECLPADDQHCAWLAANALQEAVGDYYKQTVKREK; encoded by the coding sequence TTGGATGAACCTGTATTATTGCTGAGCAAGGCGCGGGTTGGTAACAGACCGGCCAAAGACCTCACATTGGGGCAGAGTATAACCATTCAACAAACGGACAAGAGAATGCCCAGTTTTGATGACATTGTGAATGAACTTCAGGGTAAGGTTAATGAAGAAACCATTGAGGCCTATGGGCAGGCGGGATTTGAGCGTTGGCGCAACCCACCGCACCGGGGCAAACCCGCCAAGGCCAACTATGAGGGCGCATCCACCGGGGGATGTGGCGATACCATTCGAATATTTCTGTATATTGAAGATGACAAAGTGTGTGACGCTGGCTTTGCTACTGATGGCTGTGGTTCCAGTATGATTAGTGGGTCCATGGCCGCAGAACTCGCTGTGGGCAAGCTGTGTGACGATATTGTTGCTGTCACCGGAGAGACTGTCCTTGAGGGCTTGGGAGGGACAGAATGTTTGCCTGCTGATGATCAGCACTGTGCATGGCTGGCAGCCAACGCCTTGCAGGAGGCCGTTGGTGATTATTATAAACAGACTGTGAAGCGTGAAAAATAA
- a CDS encoding Y-family DNA polymerase yields MPKSYALIDCNNFYASCERAFRPDLVGRPVVVLSNNDGCVIARSNEAKNMGVPMGAPYYKCRSMLERRGVAVFSSNYALYGDMSARVMKVLTRFCPGVEIYSIDEAFCDLTGVQGGAEAFGRKLRATVHTWTGIPVSVGVGPTKTLAKLANRFAKKQERCRGVFDFGASPAPDLVLQWTEIGDVWGIGSRHAKRLRKMGVTNALEFRELRRDWVKKKMTVTGLHTLLELRGWPCLDFAMGPVDKKTIVSSRSFGHPVTSFEDMLEATSKYMTRAAEKLRKQRSVASNVHVSLETNRFKLGEPQYSNTVSIPLAVSTSHTPTLIRTALTGMERLFKDGYAYKKCGVMLSGLEPEHGRWLNLLALPPAHRPSDKPLMQAVDNCNTKWGRDTVSFAASGIRQGWKMKREMRSPRYTTVWDEILQVS; encoded by the coding sequence ATGCCGAAAAGCTACGCACTGATCGACTGCAACAATTTCTATGCTTCCTGCGAGCGAGCGTTCCGACCTGATTTGGTTGGTCGCCCTGTGGTGGTCTTGTCTAATAATGACGGGTGCGTGATTGCACGATCGAACGAAGCAAAAAATATGGGTGTGCCCATGGGAGCACCATATTATAAATGCCGGTCCATGCTGGAGCGCCGTGGCGTGGCCGTTTTTTCATCCAACTATGCCCTGTATGGCGATATGTCGGCACGTGTCATGAAGGTTTTGACTCGGTTTTGTCCGGGGGTGGAGATATATTCCATTGATGAGGCTTTTTGCGACCTGACAGGTGTACAGGGTGGAGCCGAGGCGTTTGGACGCAAACTGCGAGCCACAGTGCATACGTGGACAGGGATTCCTGTCTCCGTGGGTGTGGGGCCAACCAAGACGTTGGCAAAGCTTGCCAATCGTTTTGCCAAGAAACAGGAACGGTGCCGTGGGGTGTTCGATTTCGGAGCGAGTCCGGCCCCTGATCTCGTTTTGCAATGGACTGAGATCGGGGATGTGTGGGGCATAGGTTCACGCCATGCGAAACGGTTGCGAAAAATGGGCGTAACTAATGCGTTGGAATTTCGGGAATTGAGACGTGACTGGGTCAAAAAGAAGATGACCGTGACCGGACTGCATACCTTGCTGGAGTTGCGAGGTTGGCCGTGCCTTGATTTTGCCATGGGGCCCGTGGACAAAAAAACCATAGTTTCGTCCCGCTCCTTCGGTCATCCAGTAACTTCATTTGAGGACATGCTGGAGGCTACATCAAAGTACATGACACGCGCCGCAGAAAAGCTGCGTAAGCAACGGTCCGTGGCCTCAAACGTCCATGTTTCCTTGGAGACCAATCGGTTCAAGCTTGGGGAACCGCAGTATTCCAACACTGTGTCGATCCCCTTGGCTGTAAGTACATCGCATACGCCGACGTTGATTCGTACTGCTTTGACGGGCATGGAGCGTCTTTTTAAAGATGGATATGCCTACAAGAAATGCGGGGTCATGCTTTCTGGCCTGGAGCCGGAACATGGACGTTGGCTCAACTTGTTAGCGCTGCCTCCTGCACATCGTCCGAGTGATAAGCCGCTTATGCAAGCCGTGGATAACTGTAATACGAAATGGGGGCGCGACACGGTGTCATTTGCGGCGTCAGGTATCCGACAGGGGTGGAAGATGAAACGGGAGATGCGTTCACCTCGATATACGACAGTATGGGATGAGATTTTGCAAGTCAGTTAA
- the umuD gene encoding translesion error-prone DNA polymerase V autoproteolytic subunit, translating into MRIYDETGLLIPVDWVESVVRADCGSHVPIVLASEAVPAGFPSPAEEYFEKTLDLNEHLVPRPEATFFVRVCGDSMIGAAIHHDDLLVVDRSRTPRSGDVIIACVDGEFTVKRLRKTATGLELAPENPEYPPAPLTEDTDFQVWGVVQHVIHKL; encoded by the coding sequence ATGCGGATATATGACGAGACCGGGCTGCTAATTCCAGTCGATTGGGTTGAAAGTGTTGTTCGGGCTGATTGTGGGAGCCACGTGCCTATCGTCTTGGCTAGCGAGGCCGTGCCTGCGGGGTTCCCATCGCCAGCCGAGGAGTATTTTGAGAAGACGCTTGATTTGAACGAGCACCTTGTGCCGAGGCCGGAGGCAACGTTTTTTGTCCGTGTCTGTGGCGATTCAATGATCGGTGCAGCCATTCATCATGATGATTTGTTGGTGGTAGATAGATCCCGGACACCGCGCTCTGGTGATGTCATCATCGCCTGCGTGGACGGTGAATTCACGGTCAAGCGACTCCGCAAGACAGCGACTGGTCTGGAGCTTGCCCCAGAAAATCCAGAGTACCCGCCGGCCCCACTCACCGAAGACACCGATTTTCAAGTCTGGGGCGTTGTTCAACACGTGATTCACAAGCTCTAA
- a CDS encoding class I SAM-dependent methyltransferase produces the protein MLDEFKSHVLLDARVLDFGCGYGRTVAELTETGYAHVTGIDFSQPLVDRGRREYPTLDLRAYPGGPLPFEDGSFDAAIMLGVFTCMPETKMQAETLLELKRVLVPGGLLYVNDFLLNRDKRNLDRYKLGHEKHGIYGIFDLPDGGIVRHHDRNHMEALFFDFDTLTFEEVVFDTMNGHHSAGFYCMTRMPE, from the coding sequence ATTCTCGATGAATTCAAGAGCCACGTCCTGCTGGACGCACGCGTCCTTGATTTTGGGTGTGGCTATGGCCGAACTGTCGCAGAGTTGACCGAGACCGGGTATGCCCATGTGACCGGCATTGATTTTTCACAACCTCTCGTTGATCGGGGGCGGCGTGAATATCCCACCCTTGACCTGCGAGCCTATCCCGGCGGCCCCTTGCCCTTTGAGGACGGGAGTTTTGATGCGGCAATCATGCTCGGTGTATTCACTTGCATGCCCGAAACAAAAATGCAGGCCGAGACGCTGCTTGAGTTAAAGCGGGTTCTTGTTCCGGGCGGGCTGCTGTACGTTAACGATTTTTTGCTCAACCGGGATAAACGCAATCTTGATCGGTACAAACTTGGTCACGAAAAGCATGGTATTTACGGTATTTTCGATCTGCCTGACGGTGGTATCGTTAGGCATCATGATCGCAATCATATGGAAGCCTTGTTCTTTGATTTCGATACCCTGACCTTTGAGGAGGTCGTCTTCGATACAATGAACGGGCACCATTCAGCCGGATTTTATTGTATGACACGAATGCCTGAGTAG
- a CDS encoding trypsin-like peptidase domain-containing protein: MKKSLVVLSLILCFAIATNPARAENDRRTPVVKAVEAVSPSVVNITVIKKNKGGAISPFGDPFFDQFFKEFYGNQRKRDSQSLGSGVIIDGTKALVLTNAHVVASGGKITVRLNDGREFTAELVGSDTDFDLAVLKLDKAFNLPQVEMGDSGDIFIGETVIAIGNPFGYSHTVTTGVVSALNRPMRTNKGAFGSFIQTDAAINPGNSGGPLLNIHGELIGINTAIHARAEGIGFAIPINKAKFVIDELLDSGHVSPIWLGMFGQDIDQAAARYFNLKNLKGMLVSEVYPNTPAAKAGIKAADIILTVNGQNITNKDEYLTRIYSTTKSESLSLVVLRDGKKFRHTLKPQVLDKRMALDLVRTRWGFELGDRAKGAGAEVTMVVPGSAAAKLGLKTGDTIHQIGNRRLKSGIDLLNAFLRNRMQKTILMRVQRGRNLYNVRMTL; encoded by the coding sequence ATGAAAAAGTCGCTCGTCGTTCTCTCTCTCATCCTGTGCTTCGCCATTGCAACCAATCCGGCCCGAGCTGAAAATGATCGTCGTACTCCAGTGGTCAAGGCCGTGGAGGCGGTCAGCCCGTCCGTTGTTAATATTACTGTGATAAAGAAGAACAAGGGCGGTGCGATATCGCCTTTCGGTGATCCTTTCTTTGATCAATTTTTCAAGGAATTTTATGGCAATCAACGCAAGCGGGATTCTCAGAGCCTCGGTTCTGGCGTCATTATTGATGGCACCAAAGCTTTGGTGCTGACCAATGCACATGTGGTTGCCTCGGGCGGCAAGATTACGGTTCGTCTCAATGATGGGCGAGAGTTCACGGCGGAACTGGTCGGCTCGGATACTGATTTTGATTTGGCTGTACTTAAGTTGGATAAAGCGTTCAATTTGCCGCAGGTCGAGATGGGAGATTCCGGGGATATTTTTATCGGCGAGACTGTTATCGCCATCGGTAATCCTTTTGGCTATTCCCATACCGTGACGACTGGTGTGGTCTCGGCCTTGAATCGTCCCATGCGTACCAACAAGGGAGCGTTCGGCAGTTTTATTCAGACCGACGCGGCCATTAATCCCGGCAACTCCGGTGGGCCGCTTTTGAATATTCACGGAGAACTCATCGGCATTAATACTGCCATTCATGCCCGCGCCGAGGGTATCGGTTTTGCCATTCCGATCAACAAGGCCAAATTCGTGATCGACGAACTGTTGGATTCCGGCCATGTTTCTCCCATCTGGCTTGGGATGTTCGGACAGGATATTGATCAGGCTGCAGCCCGTTACTTTAATTTGAAGAATTTGAAAGGGATGCTGGTTTCCGAGGTTTACCCCAATACGCCAGCAGCCAAGGCCGGTATCAAGGCGGCGGATATTATTTTGACCGTCAACGGGCAGAATATCACCAATAAGGATGAGTATCTGACCCGGATTTACAGTACGACTAAATCGGAGTCCCTTTCTTTGGTTGTCCTTCGTGACGGGAAGAAATTTCGTCACACACTTAAACCTCAAGTGCTGGATAAGCGTATGGCGCTGGATCTTGTTCGTACCCGTTGGGGATTTGAGCTGGGTGATCGCGCGAAAGGGGCCGGTGCGGAAGTAACTATGGTGGTCCCCGGTTCTGCAGCTGCCAAACTTGGTCTGAAAACCGGTGACACTATCCATCAGATAGGTAACAGGCGGCTTAAGTCAGGCATTGACTTGCTCAATGCCTTCCTGCGCAATCGTATGCAGAAAACAATTCTCATGCGCGTGCAGCGAGGTCGTAATTTATATAATGTTCGTATGACTCTGTAG
- a CDS encoding zinc metalloprotease HtpX encodes MTSQIKTVLLLGLLTGLLMMLGGAMGGRVGLFLAFGLAMLMNVGSYWYSDKIVLKMYKAQELSPGDAPHIHRVVEEMAVSAGIPKPRVFLIPQDSPNAFATGRNPENAVVAVTRGIVNILSPDELKGVLAHELGHIANRDILIQTIAAVLAGAIVFIANMLQWTAIFGGFSSDDDEGGSPLAALAMAFLAPVAAGLIQMAISRSREYLADSTGARLAQNPLHLAGALAKLDAASRQVPLQGSPATENMFIVNPFSGRRTMSLFATHPPIEDRIARLRAMAGE; translated from the coding sequence ATGACCAGTCAGATAAAGACAGTTTTGCTTCTGGGCCTGCTCACCGGCCTGCTTATGATGCTCGGCGGTGCCATGGGGGGGCGAGTTGGTTTGTTTCTGGCCTTTGGCCTTGCCATGCTCATGAATGTGGGTAGCTATTGGTATTCGGATAAAATCGTGCTCAAGATGTACAAAGCACAGGAATTGTCTCCGGGCGATGCTCCGCATATCCACCGTGTTGTGGAAGAGATGGCCGTTTCCGCAGGCATTCCCAAGCCGCGTGTTTTTCTCATCCCTCAAGATTCGCCCAATGCCTTTGCAACGGGTCGTAACCCTGAGAACGCCGTGGTGGCTGTCACTCGTGGTATCGTCAACATCTTGAGTCCCGACGAACTCAAGGGTGTGCTTGCGCACGAACTCGGGCATATCGCAAATCGTGATATTCTCATCCAGACTATCGCGGCGGTGTTGGCCGGTGCCATTGTTTTTATTGCCAACATGCTGCAATGGACTGCGATTTTCGGTGGTTTTTCCAGTGATGACGATGAAGGCGGCAGCCCTCTCGCGGCATTGGCCATGGCCTTTCTCGCGCCTGTGGCGGCCGGATTGATTCAGATGGCTATTTCCCGTTCCCGTGAATATTTGGCTGATTCAACCGGAGCGCGACTTGCGCAGAACCCTCTGCATCTCGCCGGGGCATTGGCAAAGCTTGATGCCGCATCTCGACAGGTGCCGCTTCAGGGCAGCCCGGCTACGGAAAACATGTTTATTGTCAATCCTTTTTCGGGCAGACGGACCATGTCCCTGTTCGCGACACATCCTCCCATTGAAGATCGTATTGCCCGGCTTCGCGCCATGGCAGGAGAATAA